A genomic region of Rhea pennata isolate bPtePen1 chromosome 14, bPtePen1.pri, whole genome shotgun sequence contains the following coding sequences:
- the ARAP3 gene encoding arf-GAP with Rho-GAP domain, ANK repeat and PH domain-containing protein 3 isoform X4 gives MSFQYSPDSDIADWLASIHLERYQDVFKQHGYHVARDATLLDGEDLQQIGITATGHRKRILNLVQQTQLLGRPLRKPAARDAHPQAAACMEALDVAQRPQIGEDAMKGVLGGATDVSEMQQRAAEPNHTSPLEKDPAPPLVRPVPKPRTVFHRSKPEQGLAPTPAARSTVLTQSLDSDRTPGAFVVLEGFVPGESSTDLESPEARPKQQTSPRATTTMGIGASRSATRESSREEKRLPASVDHGQTLETSEKPSSSVPSVPPRLGHRIPAPESSPASLPEGRPTSDLSLPAVATSAKTDVLPYPGAPSQLGSGQGRLEMVSNIIYEGLKPSLAPTEDPGGENGPQDRTLTEPPGPSLQEMTYLVNKPESPGWSAAGLPPVPERPATKPDISEQPINPYSESIFGHEVPAREQKGMGIPSRQSCEGGAELELEREACRTSSECSSDGKSEDEETRTKLIDRIIQNDTEGYSTVESPHAEGAQFSLPSHFYPDEILDDLTISPYASYTSLSEPRLTMLRGWLDKLSPQGNYVFQRRYVRFDGKNLMYFSSEKEPYPKGVIPLSVIEMVRSTKDNKFQVVTSHRIFVFRAENEAQRNEWCSTLQKKVTEQRLVGSQPRPANTAHCQKSGTLELKGQKSKVFAALSLSEMWLYKSEQFFKMGIGICLIEMRGSTIREAKNRSFELITPLKIFSFMAESEKEKREWMEALQEAIAETLYDYEVAEKIWSNKANKHCADCRAQNPDWASINLCVVICKQCAGQHRSLGSNISKVQSLKLDTSVWSNEIVQLFIMLGNDRANRFWAARLLATEGLYPDASAEQRRDFISRKYRDGRYRLPHPHYATQDDVLQALCAAVTGPGLLKTVLQFFSSSEAGLTADPGAYEVSPGADLLWGPENKRPRNRSALCPTGSPSTGEPGPEGVYNEITQPVTHSGYLHRASALPKLPGTKKSRDDFQRIWCSLEKALLFFETEKCTEPLSHIESRDLLSLGVSKAHAVTSPGSTERFRYTLELFLTGEKVQQLGVDGPDTLQAWASAIGKWFTPVSCHCLLGYEFQRVGQLRYKCMLNPEQWQQAFFILQKAHLFICPTEDDGAEDSINLRRLQELSMVPPTETPEKKELLILVEMGRTFYLQGLSRADSTAWYADIQASAGGRGNALRDQQLSRGDIPIIVDSCIAFITQYGLRHEGIYRKNGAKSRIKVLMEEFRRDARNVKLRINDNFIEDVTDVLKRFFRELEDPIFTLELHPQWKEAAGISSKPQRLERYKELIHRLPRLNHKTLAALIGHLYRVQKCADLNQMSTKNLSLLFAPSLFQTDGKGEHEVKVMEDLIDNYVSIFNIDEDQVSQMDLENSLITTWKDTQLSQAGDLIIEVYLEQKLPDCCVTLKVSPTMTAEELTNQVLEMRNVAASLDIWLTFEALENGELERPLHPKEKVLEQALQWCKLPEPSTAYLLVRKVTIGEGSCLFTGAKRETPKCGLLKCREEPPKLLGNKFQERYFVIRDRKLLLLKEKRSAKPEREWPLDAAKVYMGIRKKLKSPGQWGFTLTLDKQQLYLVCSGQAELWDWTTSILKAQHDDLRPVIMRRRSSSDLAKQKFGTMPLVPLHGDSTDTTMLSANQTLRRLHTRRTLSMFFPMKMHQDCLEEQQEKEVDTEPVYEEVGNFPELASLELDRELLADLSSIPSVDRSKKPSPFPEQPPAPALRSSLPTNPAQRVSGPSVSKALSLERGLNLECDKSPAHGGSAGLRPTKTASLERNLEPSLVLAGDQGQVAMPGGSPSMETSLEIPKKRNIQPSSPINNKLIQELSSIILKKNEGQHPGLDPGLDPGSGPGSGPGPGPGQHVT, from the exons ATGAGCTTCCAGTACAGTCCTGACTCTGATATTGCTGATTGGCTGGCCAGCATCCACTTGGAGAGGTACCAGGATGTTTTTAAACAGCATGGGTACCATGTGGCCAGAGATGCCACCTTACTGGATGGTGAGGACCTACAGCAGATTGGCATCACCGCCACTGGGCACCGCAAAAGGATCCTGAACCTGGTGCAGCAGACACAGCTGCTCGGGCGGCCTCTGAGGAAACCTGCAGCAAGAGATGCCCATCCTCAAGCTGCTGCATGCATGGAGGCCCTGGATGTGGCCCAAAGGCCCCAGATAGGTGAGGATGCCATGAAAGGAGTGCTGGGAGGGGCTACTGACGTCTCTGAGATGCAGCAGCGTGCTGCTGAGCCCAACCATACATCCCCTCTGGAGAAGGATCCTGCTCCACCCCTTGTCAGGCCAGTTCCCAAGCCAAGGACAGTTTTCCATCGCTCAAAGCCAGAGCAGGGCTTGGCACCCACACCAGCAGCACGGAGCACAGTGCTAACACAAAGCCTGGACAGTGACAGGACTCCTGGGGCATTTGTGGTACTGGAGGGGTTTGTGCCAGGGGAGAGCTCTACAGATCTGGAGAGCCCAGAGGCCAGGCCAAAGCAGCAGACTAGTCCAAGAGCAACCACTACCATGGGTATAGGAGCATCCCGGTCAGCAACACGGGAGAGCTCTCGGGAGGAGAAAAGACTCCCTGCATCTGTGGATCATGGACAAACCCTGGAAACCTCAGAAAAACCCTCCTCGTCTGTCCCATCTGTGCCACCACGGCTCGGCCACAGGATCCCAGCACCCGAGTCCAGCCCAGCAAGCTTGCCAGAGGGTCGCCCCACATCTGACCTTTCCCTGCCTGCTGTGGCCACCTCAGCCAAGACAGATGTTTTGCCATACCCTGGGGCACCTTCACAGCTGGGTTCAGGGCAGGGCAGGCTGGAAATGGTATCCAACATCATCTATGAAGGACTCAAGCCATCTTTGGCACCTACTGAGGACCCAGGAGGGGAGAATGGTCCCCAGGACCGGACTCTCACTGAGCCACCAGGGCCATCCCTGCAGGAGATGACCTACCTGGTCAACAAGCCTGA gagtcctggctggTCTGCCGCAGGCCTGCCCCCTGTCCCAGAGAGACCGGCCACAAAGCCAG ACATCAGTGAGCAGCCCATCAACCCCTACAGCGAGTCCATCTTTGGGCATGAGGTCCCTGCCCGGGAACAGAAG GGCATGGGCATCCCTTCCAGGCAGTCCTGCGAGggaggggcagagctggagctggagagagAAGCATGCAG GACGAGTAGCGAGTGCAGCAGCGATGGAAAGAGTGAGGATGAGGAGACACGGACCAAGCTCATCGACCGCATCATCCAGAATGACACAGAGGGCTACTCCACTGTGGAGTCACCACACGCTGAGGGCGCTCAGTTCAGTCTTCCATCCCACTTCTACCCGGATGAGATCCTGGATGACCTGACCATCTCCCCTTATGCAAGCTACACCTCCCTCTCCGAGCCCCGGCTCACTATGCTTAGGGGCTGGCTGGACAAGCTCTCTCCACAGGG GAACTATGTCTTCCAGAGGCGCTATGTCCGCTTTGATGGCAAGAACCTGATGTACTTCAGCAGTGAGAAG GAACCCTATCCTAAGGGGGTGATCCCACTGTCCGTGATCGAGATGGTTCGCTCCACCAAAGACAACAAGTTCCAGGTCGTCACCAGCCACCGGATCTTTGTCTTTCGTGCTGAAAATGAGG CCCAGAGGAATGAGTGGTGCTCCACTCTGCAGAAGAAGGTAACGGAACAGCGCTTGGTGGGCTCCCAACCCCGGCCTGCCAACACTGCTCACTGCCAGAAGTCCGGCACCCTGGAGCTGAAGGGTCAGAAGTCCAAGGTGTTCGCAGCCCTGAGCCTATCTGAGATGTGGCTATACAAGAGCGAGCAG TTCTTTAAAATGGGCATTGGCATCTGCTTGATTGAGATGCGTGGCTCCACTATCCGGGAGGCCAAGAACCGCAGCTTTGAGCTCATCACCCCTCTCAAAATATTCAG CTTCATGGCAGAATCAGAGAAGGAGAAGCGCGAGTGGATGGAGGCCCTGCAGGAAGCCATAGCTGAGACACTCTACGACTACGAGGTAGCGGAAAAGATCTGGTCCAACAAAGCCAACAAACACTGCGCAGACTGCCGGGCTCAGAATCCCGACTGGGCATCCATCAACCTGTGTGTGGTCATCTGCAAGCAGTGTGCAG GGCAGCACCGGAGCCTGGGCTCCAATATTTCCAAGGTGCAAAGTCTGAAGCTTGACACCAGCGTCTGGTCCAATGAGATCGTACAG CTCTTCATCATGCTGGGTAATGACAGAGCCAACCGGTTCTGGGCTGCTCGCCTCCTCGCCACTGAAGGCCTCTACCCTGATGCAAGTGCTGAGCAGAGACGAGACTTCATCTCTCGCAAGTACCGGGATGGGCGGTACCGCCTGCCCCATCCCCACTACGCTACCCAGGATGATGTGCTCCAG GCCCTGTGCGCTGCGGTGACTGGACCAGGCCTGCTCAAGACTGTCCTGCAGTTCTTCTCATCCTCAGAGGCTGGGCTGACAGCTGACCCTGGGGCCTACGAGGTGTCCCCAGGAGCTGACCTGTTGTGGGGCCCAGAGAACAAAAGGCCCAGGAACCGTTCAG CACTGTGCCCCACAGGGAGTCCCAGCACAGGAGAACCAGGCCCAGAGGGCGTCTACAATGAGATCACTCAGCCAGTTACACATAGTGGGTACCTGCACCGGGCCTCAGCCCTCCCCAAGCTCCCAGGCACCAAGAAGAGCAGAGACG ACTTCCAGCGCATCTGGTGCTCCCTGGAGAAAGCCCTGCTCTTCTTCGAGACAGAGAAATGTACTGAGCCCTTGAGCCACATCGAGAGCAGGGACCTCCTCTCCCTGGGCGTGAGCAAAGCCCATGCAGTCACCAGCCCCGGCTCCACAGAAAG GTTTCGCTACACCCTCGAGCTCTTCCTTACTGGGGAGAAAGTGCAGCAGCTGGGAGTCGATGGGCCTGACACATTGCAGGCCTGGGCCAGTGCCATTGGCAAG TGGTTCACGCCTGTGAGTTGTCACTGCCTGCTCGGCTATGAGTTTCAACGCGTGGGCCAACTGCGCTACAAGTGCATGCTCAATCCTGAGCAGTGGCAGCAGGCCTTCTTCATCCTGCAAAAAGCCCACCTCTTCATCTGCCCCACTGAGGATGATGGGGCTGAAGACAGTATCAACCTCCGGCGGCTGCAGGAACTCA GTATGGTCCCCCCAACAGAAACCCCAGAAAAGAAGGAGCTGCTGATTCTGGTGGAAATGGGCAG GACATTTTACCTGCAGGGCTTGTCGCGGGCAGACTCCACAGCATGGTACGCAGACATCCAGGCATCGGCAGGGGGCCGGGGTAATGCACTGCGGGACCAGCAGCTGAGCCGTGGGGACATCCCCATCATCGTGGACAGCTGCATTGCCTTCATCACGCAGTATG GGCTACGGCATGAAGGGATTTACCGCAAGAATGGAGCCAAGTCCCGGATCAAGGTACTAATGGAGGAGTTTCGGCGGGACGCGCGCAATGTCAAGCTGCGCATCAATGACAACTTCATTGAGGATGTCACAGATGTGCTGAAGAGGTTCTTCCGAGAGCTTGAGGACCCCATCTTCACCCTGGAGCTGCACCCACAGTGGAAGGAGGCAGCAG GAATCTCCTCAAAGCCCCAGCGCCTGGAGCGGTACAAGGAACTCATTCATCGCCTGCCTCGTCTCAACCACAAAACCCTGGCTGCACTGATCGGGCATCTCTACCG AGTACAGAAATGTGCTGATCTCAACCAGATGAGCACCAAGAACCTGTCGCTGCTCTTTGCACCCAGCCTCTTCCAGACCGATGGCAAAGGGGAGCATGAGGTCAAGGTGATGGAAGACCTCATTGACAACTATGTCAGCATCTTCAAT ATTGATGAGGACCAGGTATCCCAGATGGATCTGGAGAATAGTCTGATCACCACCTGGAAGGACACCCAG CTCTCACAAGCAGGAGACCTCATCATTGAGGTTTACCTAGAGCAGAAGCTGCCTGACTGCTGTGTCACCCTGAAG GTGTCCCCCACAATGACAGCAGAGGAACTCACCAACCAGGTGCTGGAGATGCGCAACGTGGCAGCTAGCCTGGATATCTGGCTGACTTTTGAGGCCCTGGAGAATGGGGAGCTGG AGCGGCCCCTGCACCCCAAGGAGAAGGTCCTGGAGCAGGCCTTGCAGTGGTGCAAGCTCCCAGAGCCCAGCACCGCATACCTGCTGGTGAGGAAGGTCACTATCGGAGAGGGCAGCTGTCTCTTCACAG GTGCCAAGCGTGAGACCCCCAAGTGTGGGCTTCTGAAATGCCGTGAGGAGCCTCCCAAGCTGCTGGGGAACAAGTTTCAGGAGCGTTACTTCGTCATCCGAGACcggaagctgctgctgctcaagGAGAAGAGG AGCGCCAAGCCAGAGCGAGAGTGGCCCCTGGATGCAGCCAAGGTTTACATGGGCATTCGGAAGAAGCTGAAGTCACCAGGCCA GTGGGGTTTCACCCTGACCCTGGacaagcagcagct GTACTTGGTGTGCTCAGGGCAGGCTGAGCTGTGGGACTGGACCACCAGCATCCTCAAGGCTCAG CATGATGATCTGCGCCCTGTGATCATGCGCCGGCGTTCCTCCTCTGACCTCGCTAAGCAGAAGTTTGGCACCATGCCACTGGTGCCCCTGCATGGGGACAGCACCGACACCACCATGCTTTCTGCCAACCAGACCTTG CGCCGCCTGCACACGCGAAGGACTTTGTCCATGTTCTTT CCCATGAAGATGCACCAGGACTGtctggaggagcagcaggaaaaggagGTGGACACAGAGCCTGTCTACGAGGAGGTGGGCAACTTCCCTGAGCTGGCCTCACTGGAGCTGGACCGTGAACTGCTGGCAGACTTGTCATCCATCCCCTCCGTGGACAGGTCCAAGAAGCCATCCCCATTCCCTGAGCAGCCCCCAGCTCCAGCGCTGCGCTCCTCACTGCCCACCAATCCAGCCCAGAGGGTTTCAGGTCCCTCTGTCTCCAAAGCTCTGTCCCTCGAAAGGGGCTTGAACCTTGAGTGCGACAAAAGCCCAGCCCACGGCGGATCTGCTGGGCTCAGACCCACCAAAACGGCCTCTCTTGAGAGGAACCTGGAGCCTTCTCTAGTGCTGGCTGGGGACCAGGGCCAAGTGGCCATGCCAGGGGGCAGTCCCAGCATGGAGACATCCCTGGAGATCCCCAAGAAGAGGAACATTCAGCCTTCCTCACCCATCAACAACAAATTGATTCAGGAGCTCAGTAGTATCATCCTCAAGAAGAACGAGGGTCAGCACCCAGGCTTAGATCCAGGATTAGATCCAGGATCAGGGCCAGGGtcagggccagggccagggccaggccaGCATGTAACATGA
- the ARAP3 gene encoding arf-GAP with Rho-GAP domain, ANK repeat and PH domain-containing protein 3 isoform X3: MSFQYSPDSDIADWLASIHLERYQDVFKQHGYHVARDATLLDGEDLQQIGITATGHRKRILNLVQQTQLLGRPLRKPAARDAHPQAAACMEALDVAQRPQIGEDAMKGVLGGATDVSEMQQRAAEPNHTSPLEKDPAPPLVRPVPKPRTVFHRSKPEQGLAPTPAARSTVLTQSLDSDRTPGAFVVLEGFVPGESSTDLESPEARPKQQTSPRATTTMGIGASRSATRESSREEKRLPASVDHGQTLETSEKPSSSVPSVPPRLGHRIPAPESSPASLPEGRPTSDLSLPAVATSAKTDVLPYPGAPSQLGSGQGRLEMVSNIIYEGLKPSLAPTEDPGGENGPQDRTLTEPPGPSLQEMTYLVNKPDSAQATTSAETHLYSSRSPGWSAAGLPPVPERPATKPDISEQPINPYSESIFGHEVPAREQKGMGIPSRQSCEGGAELELEREACRTSSECSSDGKSEDEETRTKLIDRIIQNDTEGYSTVESPHAEGAQFSLPSHFYPDEILDDLTISPYASYTSLSEPRLTMLRGWLDKLSPQGNYVFQRRYVRFDGKNLMYFSSEKEPYPKGVIPLSVIEMVRSTKDNKFQVVTSHRIFVFRAENEAQRNEWCSTLQKKVTEQRLVGSQPRPANTAHCQKSGTLELKGQKSKVFAALSLSEMWLYKSEQFFKMGIGICLIEMRGSTIREAKNRSFELITPLKIFSFMAESEKEKREWMEALQEAIAETLYDYEVAEKIWSNKANKHCADCRAQNPDWASINLCVVICKQCAGQHRSLGSNISKVQSLKLDTSVWSNEIVQLFIMLGNDRANRFWAARLLATEGLYPDASAEQRRDFISRKYRDGRYRLPHPHYATQDDVLQALCAAVTGPGLLKTVLQFFSSSEAGLTADPGAYEVSPGADLLWGPENKRPRNRSALCPTGSPSTGEPGPEGVYNEITQPVTHSGYLHRASALPKLPGTKKSRDDFQRIWCSLEKALLFFETEKCTEPLSHIESRDLLSLGVSKAHAVTSPGSTERFRYTLELFLTGEKVQQLGVDGPDTLQAWASAIGKWFTPVSCHCLLGYEFQRVGQLRYKCMLNPEQWQQAFFILQKAHLFICPTEDDGAEDSINLRRLQELSMVPPTETPEKKELLILVEMGRTFYLQGLSRADSTAWYADIQASAGGRGNALRDQQLSRGDIPIIVDSCIAFITQYGLRHEGIYRKNGAKSRIKVLMEEFRRDARNVKLRINDNFIEDVTDVLKRFFRELEDPIFTLELHPQWKEAAGISSKPQRLERYKELIHRLPRLNHKTLAALIGHLYRVQKCADLNQMSTKNLSLLFAPSLFQTDGKGEHEVKVMEDLIDNYVSIFNIDEDQVSQMDLENSLITTWKDTQLSQAGDLIIEVYLEQKLPDCCVTLKVSPTMTAEELTNQVLEMRNVAASLDIWLTFEALENGELERPLHPKEKVLEQALQWCKLPEPSTAYLLVRKVTIGEGSCLFTGAKRETPKCGLLKCREEPPKLLGNKFQERYFVIRDRKLLLLKEKRSAKPEREWPLDAAKVYMGIRKKLKSPGQWGFTLTLDKQQLYLVCSGQAELWDWTTSILKAQHDDLRPVIMRRRSSSDLAKQKFGTMPLVPLHGDSTDTTMLSANQTLPMKMHQDCLEEQQEKEVDTEPVYEEVGNFPELASLELDRELLADLSSIPSVDRSKKPSPFPEQPPAPALRSSLPTNPAQRVSGPSVSKALSLERGLNLECDKSPAHGGSAGLRPTKTASLERNLEPSLVLAGDQGQVAMPGGSPSMETSLEIPKKRNIQPSSPINNKLIQELSSIILKKNEGQHPGLDPGLDPGSGPGSGPGPGPGQHVT; the protein is encoded by the exons ATGAGCTTCCAGTACAGTCCTGACTCTGATATTGCTGATTGGCTGGCCAGCATCCACTTGGAGAGGTACCAGGATGTTTTTAAACAGCATGGGTACCATGTGGCCAGAGATGCCACCTTACTGGATGGTGAGGACCTACAGCAGATTGGCATCACCGCCACTGGGCACCGCAAAAGGATCCTGAACCTGGTGCAGCAGACACAGCTGCTCGGGCGGCCTCTGAGGAAACCTGCAGCAAGAGATGCCCATCCTCAAGCTGCTGCATGCATGGAGGCCCTGGATGTGGCCCAAAGGCCCCAGATAGGTGAGGATGCCATGAAAGGAGTGCTGGGAGGGGCTACTGACGTCTCTGAGATGCAGCAGCGTGCTGCTGAGCCCAACCATACATCCCCTCTGGAGAAGGATCCTGCTCCACCCCTTGTCAGGCCAGTTCCCAAGCCAAGGACAGTTTTCCATCGCTCAAAGCCAGAGCAGGGCTTGGCACCCACACCAGCAGCACGGAGCACAGTGCTAACACAAAGCCTGGACAGTGACAGGACTCCTGGGGCATTTGTGGTACTGGAGGGGTTTGTGCCAGGGGAGAGCTCTACAGATCTGGAGAGCCCAGAGGCCAGGCCAAAGCAGCAGACTAGTCCAAGAGCAACCACTACCATGGGTATAGGAGCATCCCGGTCAGCAACACGGGAGAGCTCTCGGGAGGAGAAAAGACTCCCTGCATCTGTGGATCATGGACAAACCCTGGAAACCTCAGAAAAACCCTCCTCGTCTGTCCCATCTGTGCCACCACGGCTCGGCCACAGGATCCCAGCACCCGAGTCCAGCCCAGCAAGCTTGCCAGAGGGTCGCCCCACATCTGACCTTTCCCTGCCTGCTGTGGCCACCTCAGCCAAGACAGATGTTTTGCCATACCCTGGGGCACCTTCACAGCTGGGTTCAGGGCAGGGCAGGCTGGAAATGGTATCCAACATCATCTATGAAGGACTCAAGCCATCTTTGGCACCTACTGAGGACCCAGGAGGGGAGAATGGTCCCCAGGACCGGACTCTCACTGAGCCACCAGGGCCATCCCTGCAGGAGATGACCTACCTGGTCAACAAGCCTGA CTCAGCACAGGCAACCACATCTGCAGAAACCCATCTCTACTCttccaggagtcctggctggTCTGCCGCAGGCCTGCCCCCTGTCCCAGAGAGACCGGCCACAAAGCCAG ACATCAGTGAGCAGCCCATCAACCCCTACAGCGAGTCCATCTTTGGGCATGAGGTCCCTGCCCGGGAACAGAAG GGCATGGGCATCCCTTCCAGGCAGTCCTGCGAGggaggggcagagctggagctggagagagAAGCATGCAG GACGAGTAGCGAGTGCAGCAGCGATGGAAAGAGTGAGGATGAGGAGACACGGACCAAGCTCATCGACCGCATCATCCAGAATGACACAGAGGGCTACTCCACTGTGGAGTCACCACACGCTGAGGGCGCTCAGTTCAGTCTTCCATCCCACTTCTACCCGGATGAGATCCTGGATGACCTGACCATCTCCCCTTATGCAAGCTACACCTCCCTCTCCGAGCCCCGGCTCACTATGCTTAGGGGCTGGCTGGACAAGCTCTCTCCACAGGG GAACTATGTCTTCCAGAGGCGCTATGTCCGCTTTGATGGCAAGAACCTGATGTACTTCAGCAGTGAGAAG GAACCCTATCCTAAGGGGGTGATCCCACTGTCCGTGATCGAGATGGTTCGCTCCACCAAAGACAACAAGTTCCAGGTCGTCACCAGCCACCGGATCTTTGTCTTTCGTGCTGAAAATGAGG CCCAGAGGAATGAGTGGTGCTCCACTCTGCAGAAGAAGGTAACGGAACAGCGCTTGGTGGGCTCCCAACCCCGGCCTGCCAACACTGCTCACTGCCAGAAGTCCGGCACCCTGGAGCTGAAGGGTCAGAAGTCCAAGGTGTTCGCAGCCCTGAGCCTATCTGAGATGTGGCTATACAAGAGCGAGCAG TTCTTTAAAATGGGCATTGGCATCTGCTTGATTGAGATGCGTGGCTCCACTATCCGGGAGGCCAAGAACCGCAGCTTTGAGCTCATCACCCCTCTCAAAATATTCAG CTTCATGGCAGAATCAGAGAAGGAGAAGCGCGAGTGGATGGAGGCCCTGCAGGAAGCCATAGCTGAGACACTCTACGACTACGAGGTAGCGGAAAAGATCTGGTCCAACAAAGCCAACAAACACTGCGCAGACTGCCGGGCTCAGAATCCCGACTGGGCATCCATCAACCTGTGTGTGGTCATCTGCAAGCAGTGTGCAG GGCAGCACCGGAGCCTGGGCTCCAATATTTCCAAGGTGCAAAGTCTGAAGCTTGACACCAGCGTCTGGTCCAATGAGATCGTACAG CTCTTCATCATGCTGGGTAATGACAGAGCCAACCGGTTCTGGGCTGCTCGCCTCCTCGCCACTGAAGGCCTCTACCCTGATGCAAGTGCTGAGCAGAGACGAGACTTCATCTCTCGCAAGTACCGGGATGGGCGGTACCGCCTGCCCCATCCCCACTACGCTACCCAGGATGATGTGCTCCAG GCCCTGTGCGCTGCGGTGACTGGACCAGGCCTGCTCAAGACTGTCCTGCAGTTCTTCTCATCCTCAGAGGCTGGGCTGACAGCTGACCCTGGGGCCTACGAGGTGTCCCCAGGAGCTGACCTGTTGTGGGGCCCAGAGAACAAAAGGCCCAGGAACCGTTCAG CACTGTGCCCCACAGGGAGTCCCAGCACAGGAGAACCAGGCCCAGAGGGCGTCTACAATGAGATCACTCAGCCAGTTACACATAGTGGGTACCTGCACCGGGCCTCAGCCCTCCCCAAGCTCCCAGGCACCAAGAAGAGCAGAGACG ACTTCCAGCGCATCTGGTGCTCCCTGGAGAAAGCCCTGCTCTTCTTCGAGACAGAGAAATGTACTGAGCCCTTGAGCCACATCGAGAGCAGGGACCTCCTCTCCCTGGGCGTGAGCAAAGCCCATGCAGTCACCAGCCCCGGCTCCACAGAAAG GTTTCGCTACACCCTCGAGCTCTTCCTTACTGGGGAGAAAGTGCAGCAGCTGGGAGTCGATGGGCCTGACACATTGCAGGCCTGGGCCAGTGCCATTGGCAAG TGGTTCACGCCTGTGAGTTGTCACTGCCTGCTCGGCTATGAGTTTCAACGCGTGGGCCAACTGCGCTACAAGTGCATGCTCAATCCTGAGCAGTGGCAGCAGGCCTTCTTCATCCTGCAAAAAGCCCACCTCTTCATCTGCCCCACTGAGGATGATGGGGCTGAAGACAGTATCAACCTCCGGCGGCTGCAGGAACTCA GTATGGTCCCCCCAACAGAAACCCCAGAAAAGAAGGAGCTGCTGATTCTGGTGGAAATGGGCAG GACATTTTACCTGCAGGGCTTGTCGCGGGCAGACTCCACAGCATGGTACGCAGACATCCAGGCATCGGCAGGGGGCCGGGGTAATGCACTGCGGGACCAGCAGCTGAGCCGTGGGGACATCCCCATCATCGTGGACAGCTGCATTGCCTTCATCACGCAGTATG GGCTACGGCATGAAGGGATTTACCGCAAGAATGGAGCCAAGTCCCGGATCAAGGTACTAATGGAGGAGTTTCGGCGGGACGCGCGCAATGTCAAGCTGCGCATCAATGACAACTTCATTGAGGATGTCACAGATGTGCTGAAGAGGTTCTTCCGAGAGCTTGAGGACCCCATCTTCACCCTGGAGCTGCACCCACAGTGGAAGGAGGCAGCAG GAATCTCCTCAAAGCCCCAGCGCCTGGAGCGGTACAAGGAACTCATTCATCGCCTGCCTCGTCTCAACCACAAAACCCTGGCTGCACTGATCGGGCATCTCTACCG AGTACAGAAATGTGCTGATCTCAACCAGATGAGCACCAAGAACCTGTCGCTGCTCTTTGCACCCAGCCTCTTCCAGACCGATGGCAAAGGGGAGCATGAGGTCAAGGTGATGGAAGACCTCATTGACAACTATGTCAGCATCTTCAAT ATTGATGAGGACCAGGTATCCCAGATGGATCTGGAGAATAGTCTGATCACCACCTGGAAGGACACCCAG CTCTCACAAGCAGGAGACCTCATCATTGAGGTTTACCTAGAGCAGAAGCTGCCTGACTGCTGTGTCACCCTGAAG GTGTCCCCCACAATGACAGCAGAGGAACTCACCAACCAGGTGCTGGAGATGCGCAACGTGGCAGCTAGCCTGGATATCTGGCTGACTTTTGAGGCCCTGGAGAATGGGGAGCTGG AGCGGCCCCTGCACCCCAAGGAGAAGGTCCTGGAGCAGGCCTTGCAGTGGTGCAAGCTCCCAGAGCCCAGCACCGCATACCTGCTGGTGAGGAAGGTCACTATCGGAGAGGGCAGCTGTCTCTTCACAG GTGCCAAGCGTGAGACCCCCAAGTGTGGGCTTCTGAAATGCCGTGAGGAGCCTCCCAAGCTGCTGGGGAACAAGTTTCAGGAGCGTTACTTCGTCATCCGAGACcggaagctgctgctgctcaagGAGAAGAGG AGCGCCAAGCCAGAGCGAGAGTGGCCCCTGGATGCAGCCAAGGTTTACATGGGCATTCGGAAGAAGCTGAAGTCACCAGGCCA GTGGGGTTTCACCCTGACCCTGGacaagcagcagct GTACTTGGTGTGCTCAGGGCAGGCTGAGCTGTGGGACTGGACCACCAGCATCCTCAAGGCTCAG CATGATGATCTGCGCCCTGTGATCATGCGCCGGCGTTCCTCCTCTGACCTCGCTAAGCAGAAGTTTGGCACCATGCCACTGGTGCCCCTGCATGGGGACAGCACCGACACCACCATGCTTTCTGCCAACCAGACCTTG CCCATGAAGATGCACCAGGACTGtctggaggagcagcaggaaaaggagGTGGACACAGAGCCTGTCTACGAGGAGGTGGGCAACTTCCCTGAGCTGGCCTCACTGGAGCTGGACCGTGAACTGCTGGCAGACTTGTCATCCATCCCCTCCGTGGACAGGTCCAAGAAGCCATCCCCATTCCCTGAGCAGCCCCCAGCTCCAGCGCTGCGCTCCTCACTGCCCACCAATCCAGCCCAGAGGGTTTCAGGTCCCTCTGTCTCCAAAGCTCTGTCCCTCGAAAGGGGCTTGAACCTTGAGTGCGACAAAAGCCCAGCCCACGGCGGATCTGCTGGGCTCAGACCCACCAAAACGGCCTCTCTTGAGAGGAACCTGGAGCCTTCTCTAGTGCTGGCTGGGGACCAGGGCCAAGTGGCCATGCCAGGGGGCAGTCCCAGCATGGAGACATCCCTGGAGATCCCCAAGAAGAGGAACATTCAGCCTTCCTCACCCATCAACAACAAATTGATTCAGGAGCTCAGTAGTATCATCCTCAAGAAGAACGAGGGTCAGCACCCAGGCTTAGATCCAGGATTAGATCCAGGATCAGGGCCAGGGtcagggccagggccagggccaggccaGCATGTAACATGA